In the genome of Cryptomeria japonica chromosome 8, Sugi_1.0, whole genome shotgun sequence, one region contains:
- the LOC131028860 gene encoding dirigent protein 2, producing MISRILMCTAVVAATVAVILLSVFKPGGSKGTHQPKPSPNNPISSNQPAIITLYVQPAPPGSSVNADTKLDPSAIQIAVFDQPLTEGPENTSKVIGRAQGFMLPTSLFATSAFNVFNLNINTSEYKGSVSIQGKQHKHQQEREELPVVGGTGYFAFATGFAVFTLPNVDSAHHGASKPLYHVKLHLRYRDGE from the coding sequence ATGATTTCTAGGATTCTCATGTGCACAGCTGTGGTTGCAGCTACTGTGGCAGTTATCCTTCTCTCTGTGTTTAAACCAGGAGGTAGCAAAGGAACCCATCAACCCAAACCTAGCCCTAACAACCCCATTAGCTCCAATCAACCAGCTATTATAACCTTGTATGTCCAACCAGCCCCACCAGGCTCCAGTGTTAATGCAGACACCAAGCTTGATCCCTCTGCAATCCAAATAGCTGTATTTGATCAGCCCTTGACAGAGGGCCCTGAGAACACTTCCAAAGTGATAGGAAGAGCACAGGGTTTCATGCTGCCCACAAGCCTCTTTGCCACCTCTGCCTTCAATGTCTTCAACCTTAATATCAATACTTCTGAATACAAGGGCAGTGTGAGTATTCAAGGGAAGCAGCACAAGCATCAGCAGGAGAGAGAAGAGCTGCCTGTTGTGGGAGGAACAGGGTACTTTGCTTTTGCAACTGGGTTTGCTGTTTTTACTCTCCCTAATGTAGATTCTGCTCATCATGGTGCTTCCAAGCCTCTTTACCATGTCAAGCTGCACCTACGCTACAGAGACGGGGAATAG